The Nilaparvata lugens isolate BPH unplaced genomic scaffold, ASM1435652v1 scaffold6197, whole genome shotgun sequence genome includes the window CGGGTCGGGTATTTCTTCACTTGTATCACACTCGACATAGTTTATTCCATTTCCTGCAAGTCCTTGCATGATTGTACGGAGCAGCTCATACTTGGACTGGAATGTAGTCTTTGAAAAAAGGTAgatgtttgaaaattgaattccttTCTCATCAAAAAGCATGTTGAATAGTAGGTTGGTTTTGCCGCAACCAGAAGGTCCACATAATACATCTCATATGATTGGGGAACAATGGTCCATGACGCTTTTTCTTTGTATCCATTTCCACCAAGCCACACCCCCTAATCACTTTGTCAAAATCGATAACTCTAAACTGGTTTTTCTGTTGCACAACCTGTTTCATCTTACACAAGATCGTTCTTATCAATCCATGAGTCGTGACTGGAGCTATATCCTTTCCAGCTTACCAACAGTTTCTTTCCTCTTTTCCTcaacactttttcaattttgaaaacacTGGGCACTTTTGTCTTTACAATTTCTTCAGAATAGAATCCTCCTTCAATGGGTTCACCTCTATAGTCTTCCAATTCATATGTTACAGGTACTGTGTGACGTACACGTGTTACTGTGAACAGCTCATTTGTCCAATTGGCTAGATAACCCTTGTCAAAAGTCTTTTTATACTTGCTGATTCTCACCTTATCGCCTGGCTCAATGTTTTGACCAGGACCAGGATAGAACTTGTTTTTCAGTTTACTATCCAACTTATCCTTATACTCTCGTCTTTGTTTGCTAAGCCTGGAAAGCAGCACTTTCTCATGCTTCTTCTGCACATCTACTGGCCTCATACCTATTGTTCAATGAATCTTGGTATTATACTCTTTGAGAAGTGAGGTTAGAATGTCTGTCCAACGATAGGTTCCTTGCTCAGTGAACTTGATCCACATTAACTGTTTAAGTGTTCTGTTGAAGCGTTCCACTATAGATGCCTTCTTATCTGATCTAGTTGAGTAATGATTCACATTATACTGTTTCACAAGTTgttggaattttgtattgaacCACTCTTTACCATCATCGGTCTGTAGATTTTTCATTagatgtttttcaaatataggTTGCATTGCCTTAACCACTTCATCAGCCGACTTATTTTTTATTGGTATAGCAAATGCATGCTTACTGAGACAATTTATGATTGTAATAATGTACTTGTAACCTTTGTTATGTCGAGCATATGGTATCATCTCAACAAGGTCAGCCTGATAGAGATTGTCAAGACCTTTGACTATAACCTTTCTTGTCGGAAAATTCTGACGAGCTTGTCTGTGCAGCTCTCGCGCTATCGCTGTCTTATCCATAATGGCGATATGAATTTGTTAATAAGCATTTATATAGGCAACAAGTTCATCAGACCATGATGTTGGCGGAAGTCATGATTAACCAACTTCCTGCATAAAGATGTTTATCAGAGTAGGATGATTCCTATTGTATTGGATGACTAACAGTATAGGATGTAATTTATGCTTTATCTCACACCTTATGCTTACTCTAGAAGTTGAAGGTTGTATGGAATAAAATGTGTAACAATTGTGGTATTACTAAATGTTTATTAACAGTAtgcatgaaaatatataatatagtgcACAAAGATAATATTTCAGTCCAATATATGAAGAACTATGTAGTGATACAAATCTCCTAGTCGATTGcttatttcacaaaatcctcTGCCGAACATGAATTTCAAGATGACTGCTCCCTCATATAGATCGGTGCAGCTTGATACTTCAGCGTTGTGGAAGATGTATGTCAATGTCTTCAAGAAGTTTTGAGCCGTTCCAAACGGTTCAGGCAGGTCCTTATCTCCAAACTTCAGAAATGGTTGCACAATCCATTGGTTGCTGGTTACTAGTAGACAGTCTCCACACTCACACATATCTGCTTGCTCCACTGCAGGCTGATGTTGTTACTAGATCTGGCACGTGTTAGAGTTGTAGTAGCAGCATTACAGTTGGAGTAGTACTAGCTTGAGTAGTTGTGATGCTAGCAGCAAGAGTTGTTGTAACAGCTGCAGTACTCACTGGAGTAGTAATAACAATGGATGCTTGTTCTTCACAGTACGGTGCACAGACCTTGACTGACCTTGCAACAACCGCTTCCAAAAAGTCCTGCAATGTGAATGTAGGGTGAAGACATGTGCGCAGATTGTATGAGCAGTGGACTCGTTTGCAGAGAGATCCCTCCACAGCTCGTTCCCCAACCatattcatataggtaagaaatcatcTTGTTATGCTTTCAATgaaggctgtttcaacgaccccactccacctccccgGTCATATGACCAATGACCACGCCCACCAGTGGTCAGTCAGttagttcaattactgatcagtcactgttcatataggtaagaaatcatcTTGTTATGCTTTCAATGAAGCTGTTTCAACGACCCCACTCACCTCCCGTCATATGACCAATGACCACGCCACCAGTGGTCAGTCAGttagttcaattactgatcagtcactgttcaatgactgaacagtaaccgactgaacagtaactgaacagttgaacagtgactgaacagtaactgaacatgctgaacagtaactgaacagttgaacagtgactgaacagtaactgaacagtgactgaacagaattgatcagtaactgatcagtaattgaa containing:
- the LOC120356221 gene encoding uncharacterized protein LOC120356221, yielding MRPVDVQKKHEKVLLSRLSKQRREYKDKLDSKLKNKFYPGPGQNIEPGDKVRISKYKKTFDKGYLANWTNELFTVTRVRHTVPVTYELEDYRGEPIEGGFYSEEIVKTKVPSVFKIEKVLRKRGKKLLVSWKGYSSSHDSWIDKNDLV